The Malus domestica chromosome 17, GDT2T_hap1 genome contains the following window.
ctccggcctagaacgatccctacttacatctttactacaattgtcaataagagggtttaatttgtgtgtcaagtaattttcacatcaaattttggcgccgttgccgtgGATTAGCAAACTTGCTAATCTCCCTTGTTTGTGTCGTGTGgctttgtgttttcttttagtGTCAAAGAGTTTAGCGTGTGTGTTTAATTATGTCTTTGCCATGCCTTTTAGTTGGTTGCTGAATTGTTTTTGTTCCTTGTTTCaagtactagtttatgactcgtagttctcaacatATTAGTGCAAACATCTTAGAGTTCGACAATGATTTTGaatgaactttgagaagaaagaggaagcaaccagaacctaatccacctagttcaagttcaaaggccgaatctgaatttgaagaagaacACAACAACAAGTCATGGTAGCgaacaatcgtacaatcaaagaacttttAGCCTCGGGGTTGGACAATGTCTTGCCCCTTTGCATTCAATAGCccgtggctgcccaaggaaagatcgatgagttcgaattgaagtctagcttgttgcatcacattcctaaataccatgggctatccatggaagatccaaacaagcatcttaaggagtttgaagtggtatgttcgagcatgacacccatcaatgtcgatgggaacattctgaagatgaaagcctttccaTTCTTTCTTATGGACAAGGCTAAATATTGGCTCTACGAATTAGCACCTGgaactgtcacttcttgggaaagcatgaagagaGCGTCCTTGGAgaaattcttcccaacttcaagagtcattttttttaggaagaaaattagtggcattcaacaaaaccaaggAGAATCGTTTCCAACATATTATGAGCGTTTCAAGACGTTAGTGGCATCGTGCCCTTAACATCAAATGAATGAGGAACTtttccttcaatatttctacgagggacttTTTCCAATCAAGAGACAAATGCTTAATGCTTCAGTAGGAGGTGCTTTAGTCGACAAAACACCAATGGCTGCCAAGATCTTAATTGCAAACCAagccttgaatgcacaacaatacgaaggtgttggataAAAAGACATCCCACGGCAacaacaagtgaatgaggtaagtgtaatttctgaatttcaatctcaaatggctaatctcaCTGTTTTTTGTCACAGGTTGTCGATGGATCCAAAGTGCAAGGTGCGGCCATATGTGGAATGTGCTCTATGCAGGGGCATCTtaatgatcaatgccctcaattgatagagaatgaAGGATGTGAATGTGCAAATGCCATGGGCTATCAAGGCCAAATCAACCGTGgaatgatccatactctaaCACCTATAATCCGGGCTGGAGAGATCAACCaaacttcaagtggagggagcctcaacaacctcaacaacctcaacaacaaggaggatatAGACAGCCACCTCTCGGGCTCTATCAAAGACCATTCGCACCAATTCAACCTcatccacaatctgcccaaacaaactcaggttcatcattagataatgatacacttcttCAATTATTAACTTCATTAACGCAgggccaacaaaatcaagccaaggagatgAGTGACATGAAGAAGCAAATAGGGCAAATTTCAAAGTTCCTTGGGcagtttagagaacaaggcaaactTCCTAGTTTAACTGTtatgaatccaaagggaggatttgaaaccgTCAACGCTATCACATTGAAAAGTGGCAAGAAGGTTGGAACCAACCCCAAAATGTCAAAATCTAGCCAAGAggaggatgaaaagttgcaaCAAAAAGATGAAACATTGGAcaaacccacggcaagggtagaacaacccttgccgTAGCCTCCTAAGCCCTTTATGCCATCCAAAACAAGCAAGGTAAgtacaaattcaaaattttctagttctattccactaaatgtgccctttcctagcaggtttATGCAAGCTAGGaatgaagaggatgaaaaagacattctggaaacgtttaggaaggtgcacgtcaatatcccgctccttgatgctataaagcaaatcctGTAGTACGCTAAATTttttaagaagctttgtacaacaaggaaacagATTcaggagaaagaggtggtacatgtaagtgagaatgtctctgcaatgttgcaaagaaagctgccacctaaatgcaaagatccaggtagtttcactatcccttgtgtaattggtaatacaaggtttgaacatgctatgatAGATTTAGGTGTttccattaatgtcatgccatattctgtttatgcatctatgaatctaggagagcttaaaaatgatggtgttattattcaattatccgatcgatctaatgcatacccgaaaggagttttggaagatgttttggtacaggtagaccacttgatttttctTGCAGATTTCTACATGCTTGATACGAAGGACTCAGGCCACTCTCCACCATCGCCAATCTTACTTGgatgacctttcatgaaaacagcccacaccaagattgacgtggccaagggagcCTTAACTATGgagtttggtggtgatatgattaactcTAAAGTTTCTGAATCTATTACGAatcctaatgatgttcgttcttgttttgctATAGATGTGATTAAAAATTTAGGGCAAGAACGTTCAGCAGCACCAATCAAGAAGGATGTATCTAGAACTACCAACGAAGAAGGAATTGGAGTAAAGCACAAGGAACACGCCCCAACCCTCAAACCATCAAATCTGGTTAAGAGCACCCCGTGTGCATCTGTTAACTATGTTGCCACTTCATCACAGCACATTGATgagccacctattccaattcccattcccatttcaaataataggttgttaccttctttggtgcaggtatcCAATCGAATCCAAGATGGTGGAAGCTTTTAAATTGACTTTAGGAAGCTCAACACCACAATTAggaaggatcattatcccattCCGTTCATAGATCCACTGCATGGAAGTTTTgaggagcatgttgtggaggatgtacccctccatgccgtgagCCCTAATAAAGCTTAAaaggaggtatcgtccggctggaagacattaaagcaagcgtttcttgggaggcaacccatgtgaaTAAAGAAGAACTAGGAAGACCAGATttacgttcttaaactctactatttcttgcttttactttgccatgtttgTCATGTTTGTTCGTTGTGTCATTTGCTTGTTTATGTGTGATTCTATGATTGAAACATTAAGGACAATGTTTggaagtgtgggggggggggtaaacaagtgtttttattgaaaatttgtGGGTTTTTTATCACCTAGCACCACTAGAGTTTTTtctcattgtttttaagtgtttttagtgtgtttttaagtgttttagtgtgttttgaaagaaaaatacaaaaatttgaaaaaaaaatagaaaaagttttgaaaacccaaaaaagagtcgttttagagttgtttttgtgtgtttgtttatgtcttagggtaccttccaacacaatgatgaggatttggtttttaattgcttgactgttaaagaaaattacaaacatgggtggaagtttgatatgctctttggttaatgcttggttgtagttgtcatcaacgaattcacatgtaatcacaaaggagaaaatcagtttttgtaacatgcttgaaggaaggaactcaaactaacgttaCAACATTGAGAGACTTaagcctaaacgttatttggagagttattaatctgtgatttcttgttttctaaaatcattgcatgatctcattattcttggCTTGggtgctacttagaatgcgttttatcactttagtttcaaatactagaactcatgcccgtttcattcaaagcttaaaattgaatgcataacatataacaagatgaagttgtttagtagttaccaccagagccaaaaagccttcatcccatgcatttgttttgtaggtttaacctctttgagccttatttagcttATTTtcgttgttagccacattaccccgacctagcctagaataggactatccatacccttgttcttaaagtataatggagcatgacttagagagaattccttttgatcaaacatattgcagaaatcaagtgtgggggaagggtaTGTACACGAgtagaaagagaaaagaaaaaaaagaaaagaaacaaaaagaaaaaaaaaacatgaaaaagaagaaaaagtggaaaaacaaagaaacaaagttatGAAATAAATGAGAAAGAAttcacaagtattg
Protein-coding sequences here:
- the LOC139193344 gene encoding uncharacterized protein, which encodes MTPINVDGNILKMKAFPFFLMDKAKYWLYELAPGTVTSWESMKRASLEKFFPTSRVVDGSKVQGAAICGMCSMQGHLNDQCPQLIENEGCECANAMGYQGQINRGMIHTLTPIIRAGEINQTSSGGSLNNLNNLNNKEDIDSHLSGSIKDHSHQFNLIHNLPKQTQGQQNQAKEMSDMKKQIGQISKFLGQFREQGKLPSLTVMNPKGGFETVNAITLKSGKKVGTNPKMSKSSQEEDEKLQQKDETLDKPTARVEQPLPFMQARNEEDEKDILETFRKVHVNIPLLDAIKQIL